The Alkalihalobacillus sp. LMS6 genomic interval CAGCTTGAAGCATGTCCAGCCACTTATCAATTACTGGTTGCCCTTGCTCTTGATAAAGGGTATAAGCCTTTGTCGCGGCTGTTAAACCTGCTGAATAGGTATACGGATATAACCCCATATAATAATGCGGTTGACGCATCCACGTACGTCCTGCTCGTTCGTTAATTTCAACAGAGTCCCCCCAAAAACCAGTTAAAACAGCTTGTTTCGTTTCGCGTAATTTAATGGCTGTAAGCGGGATTCCTTTTTCCGCAAGAGCATACACACGCCGTTGAAATTCACCTTCTAGTAAATGTGTAACAAAATTATGATAGTATGTCCCGATAAATTGCAGTGTAATCCAGCGTTTCATTCGCGGATCATCAGTTTTCGTCAGTAAATGATTGCCGAGAAATAATTCATTCATCGTAGATGGTGCTTCAATACAATAAGTAGATGGCCGTGTTGCGTGAAGAGGTTGAGCTGCATTGGCATGATAAAAATGTCCAGCGTGACCGAGCTCATGGGCTAGAATAAATGCTCCTCGCATCGTATCTTTCCACGTTAGCAAAATATAAGGATGCGAGCCGTATGGACTTGCGCAAAACGCACCAGTTGCCTTCCCAACGTTGTCAGCGCGATCCACCCAGCGCTCTTCTTTTGCTCGTTTTAACATTTTACCGTATTCTTCACCGAATGGTTCGAGGGCTTCAATAATGGTGTCGTACGCTTCTTCATATGATGTAACTGGCTCAAACTCAGGATCTAAAGGGGCTTTTAAGTCTGAGAAGCCAAATGTGTCTAACCCTAAAACGTCTTTTTTTAGTTTTGCATATCGTTGCATGTGCGGAGCTAATTCTTGATAGATCGTGTCGAGTTGATTGTGGTACATCGCTTGCGTGACGTTTTGCGAATGAAGTAACATCTGTTCTGCTGACTCGTAACCGCGTAACCGTGCGAGCGTCACTTGTTTTGTAACTTCACTCGCATAGAGCTTTGCATATGTATGCTCGTACTTTTTTAACGTGTCATCAAAGGCTATAAATGCGTTTCTTCGTTCTTCTGTATGCGGGGACAATTCATATTGGTCTTCAAAGCGGGCAAAAGAAAGAGGGAATTCTTCGCCGTTTGCGCCAGTGAAAGTAGGAAACGCCATATCCGCTGATTTGCTTGTTAAATACGTTGAATAAGGGCTTGTGAGAATAGGAGATAAGGCAGCAAGCACTTCTTCTGTTTCACTAGATAGTGCGTAAGGGCGAGTGTCAGTCAATTTATCTAAATATACACGAAACGATTGTAGTTCTTCTTTTTCTGTTTGAAATTGTTCCATAATAGCAGGTGGCAATGTTAAAATTTCGGCATCAACTTTGGCCACTTCTGCTTGAACGATAGCTTGTGTACCTTGTGCTAAACTAGAATTTCCTTGAGCGATTGCATCTGTACCGTCACTTGAGAGAGAAAGAGAAGCATACGTCATCACAGGCACAAGTTTCTCTAAAACGGCTTCTCGAGCTTCTAAAGCATGAAGGAGGTTTTCTGCACGTTCCCCGATTTTTTCAGTAAATAAAGATAATTTAGCTGCTGCTTGTTCTACCTCTTGGCGTGCTTCGTCCCATTCTTCCGTTGAAGAAAAAAGATCGCGTAAATTCCACGTTTCTTTAGTGGGGATATCTTGGCGTTTTGTTAATTCCATCTTTTCTACCTCCTAAACTTCGTAAAACGAAATATCTTTATTATACATTAAATTTGAATGATTGGCACTAATCTAGCAAAAAGTGTTGAGAAATTCATTGTAGCCAACAGAACAACCATTCGCTAAAATAGAAGAAAGACCCTTTTTGAGGTGGAAATTATGTTTAAACAAACATTACAACAAAAATTACTAGAATTAAAACAAGATCAAAATGTTACCTATTGGCGCGAGATTGAGCCGAAAGAGGCCAAAACTGCATCATTTCCGAACTGGCTTGATATTCGGATTTGTCACGGTCTACGAAAACGCGGCATTAGTGAACTATATACACATCAACGAGAAGCCCTTACCTATGGTCATGAGCGTAAGCATTTTGTTACCGTTACACCGACAGCATCTGGAAAGTCGTTATGCTATCACTTACCTGTCTTAAAAACGTTTATAGAAAACCCTTCAAGTCGAACGTTATATTTGTTTCCGACAAAAGCCCTCGCGCAAGATCAAATGGCGGAATTAAATGAAATGATTGCGGATATTGGCATCGATTTAAAATGCCATACGTATGATGGCGATACGCCACCACAAATTCGGACTAGCGTTCGCGAAGCAGGTAATGTTGTTATTACAAATCCTGACATGCTTCACTCGGCGATTTTACCTCACCATACGAAGTGGGTGGCATTTTTTGAGCAATTAGACTATATCGTCATTGATGAACTTCACACATACCGTGGTGTGTTTGGTAGCCATGTCGCGAATGTCGTTGAGCGATTAAAACGAATTTGCGCTTACTACGGTTCAAGCCCAACTTTTATTTGCACGTCTGCTACAATTGCTAACCCAAAAGAATTAGCGGAAACATTAATTCGCGAGCCGTTTCAAGTAATAACAGAAAGCGGAGCGCCGAGTGGCAAAAAGCATTTTATTTTTTATAATCCACCTATTGTGAATGAACCGTTACAAATTAGACAAAGTGCGATGCGATCAGCGCAAGAATTAGCAGAAGGGTTTTTACGAGAAGGTATTCAAACCATTTTATTTGCAAGAAGTCGTGTCCGTGTTGAGATTATGTTGAATAAACTCCAACAATTAATTAAACATCAATTTGGAAAAGCAACGATTGCTGGCTATCGGGGAGGGTATTTACCAAACCAACGTCGAGAAATTGAAAAAGGCTTACGTTCAGGTGAAGTCATTGGGGTTGTGTCAACGAATGCCCTTGAATTAGGTGTAGATATCGGACAATTAGAAGTGTGTATTCTAACTGGGTATCCAGGATCCATTGCGAGTGCATGGCAGCAAGCGGGACGAGCGGGTCGTAGACAAAATGAAGCGGTTGTAATTATGGTAGCTGCGTCTACGCCTATTGATCAATATATTATGAATCACCCTGCATATTTCTTTGAACGCAGTCCTGAAACAGCACGAGTGAATCCGCTAAATTTAATTATTTATTTGGATCACCTTAAATGCGCTGCCTATGAACTTCCTTTTCGAAGCGGGGAAACGTTCGTTGGAGAAGTTGTTGACGAATATTTGGACTATCTAACAGAAAAGCAAGTTCTTTTACAAAAAAAGGACCGCTGGTATTGGATGACCGATGCTTTTCCAGCTCACGGCATTAGTTTACGGTCAGCGTCGCAAGAAAATGTGGTCATTATTGATCAGAGCGATGTAACAGCTCACAAAGTCATTGGGGAAATGGATCGATTTAGCGCCATGACACTGCTTCACGACGAGGCGATTTACCTCCACCAAGGGATCCAATTTCAAGTCGAATATTTGGATTGGGATGAGAAAAAAGCGTTTGTCCGCGAAGTGAAAGTTGATTATTTCACAGATGCTAATTTAGCCGTTTCCTTAACGATTCTTGAAGAAGACAATAAAAAAACTTTGGAACTGGCCACATTGTCCTACGGCGATGTTATGGTGACAGGAAAAGTAACGATCTTTAAAAAAATTCGTCTTGCCACGATGGAAAACATCGGCTCAGGACCGGTTCATTTACCAGAAGAAGAAATGCATACGAACAGTATGTGGCTTACATTTCACTCTTTAAATAAGGATATTAATTTATAAGTTTACATAATATACATTACAGGAACTTAAATAAAAACAAGAAGGTCCGTCTCAATATCTAAGAATACTTAAAGTTTTGAGACGGAATTTAATTTCATTAAAAAATAAGGCATTTATATCTGCATTAAAGTATTTTTTTACTAAGTCAGTTTCAATCTTTGTTTCATTTCCAATTGTCTTCTGTGAAGAATTTTTGATTCACGCATAATCGGTCTTACTTCTCGTTTCAATAGTTGTGTTATCATTTGAACTTGCATTCATGTCCATTGAGATCGGTGTCACTGTTAATAAAGTAATCGTAAGTAGAGCAAACAAATACTTTTTCATTCTTGACCATCTCCAATCATTTCTGGTTTTAGTTTTGCATTATAGGCAATCTTAAAGTACTTTATTACATTTTCATTATCACCTTTTTTCTCAAAGATTTCAATTAATTCTTCAGCAAGTTCACAAACCTCAAAGAAAAACCCTGACTCATTTAATTCATTTATTGACTCATCAACCATATTGTCATCGTTGGTTATGTATAATCCTTCTAAAAACTTGCAACGAGTTTGGAATTCGAAGTTTTTGTAATATTGAACACTAGCCTTAGCTTTTCTAAATGACTCAATTGCTTCTTCAATTTTACCAAGTTTAAATCGAGCATGTGAAAGCTCAGTTAGTGCCTTCATGCCATAGTAAGAATTTCTGATTTCCTCAATCTCTAGTGTTTTTTCAAAGTAATGTTCGGCCGCCTTATACTCTGATTGAGAAAATTTACTAAGTCCAATTGCTTTTAGTATGATACCTGTTGTTGTTGGAGATGTACTTTCTTCAAGGCACTCTTTTAATATTTGTTCACCCTTCTTATATTGTTTTAATTCTACGTAAATGGCTCCTATCACTTGCTTGTTATTAACAGCGTTATATACCAAGCCTAATCGTCTAAAAGCTGTTTCAGCTTGCTCTAAATAGGAGAGTGAAAGCAAGTGTTGATCTATGCGATAATATGCATATCCCATATAACCTAAGAAATCTGCCTCTTCCATATCGTCTTTAACGTGTTCTAATAAACGTTCGGCTTTTCGAAACATTTTTATCGCAGTTCTGTATCTTTGATTATTAAATTCGTCTTGTCCGCTTATAAAATAATAAAGATACTTCAAATAACGATCCATCTCGGACTCCACAAATTTAAATTTATCCTCAAGGGGTTCATTTTTACTACTCTTATCAAGAATGTTATCGTGCCTATACTCTACAAGTGAGTAGTAAGCTAGTATTTTATCATCCTCTTCCATGCTTTTGAGCATTTGTTTTGCTTCGTCTTTTAATAAGATTGCTTCTTCATAGGAACTGGAAAGAATACAGCTATACCATTCTACAATTTTTGCCCCCACTTTTGCCGAGGGAATTTTTTTTGTACACACAATCACCTACTTTTTTGATTTTTCTAATATAGGATAATATTACCATAAGATTAACAAGTTGTGTCGAATTATCTATATTTCCCAACCTGAACATAAATGTTGGGAAATACTGATGCAAAGGCAAAAAAAGAACAATTAAGCAAATAGTTTAAACTTAATTGTTTTGTATCATGTTGTAATTCTATACCTTTTGTACGAATCAAGGTTAATGTCTTCCCTTCTAACTTTCCATCTATCTCTATATCTACGAAGTCCGACAGCTGAAGTCAATCAAATGTAATTGCACACGTGTATTGATAAAGAAACCAGATTCATACTGAACCTGGCCTTCATATGTCATGTATTTAACTTACTTACGATGTTTCTTTATGAGTGATTTGAATCAGCAGGTTCTTTTCTCGTCTTAATACCGATAAAGAAGAACAAAGCAAGCAGCGCAAGGATTATGAGCGCAAAGATGATAGTTGAATTAATTTGCTGGCTCAGTAAGCCAAGTGCGATCCCAATCACCCCGAAGTCCGAATCCCCAAATGTGGTACTTTGGAAGCCAAGGTCGCCTAGTACTGGTAAGAGAAGAGCTGGTAGGAAACTAATGAATACGCCATTCACCATTGCACCAATAATGGCCCCTCTTCTGCCTCCTGTCGCATTTCCAAATACGCCTGCTGCTGCACCGGTAAAGAAATGTGGAACAAGACCAGGTACAATTACCGCTAACCCAAATAGTGGAAGGAACATCATGCTTATTAATCCAGCAGCAAAGCTGAATAGAAAGCCAATGATGACCGCATTGTTGGCAAACGGGAAAACCGCTGGTGCATCAAGAGCTGGCTTCGCATTTGGAACAATTCTATCTGCGATGCCTTTAAAGGCTGGAACGATTTCACCAAGCAACATTCTTACACCGGTTAAAATAATGTAGACACCGGCTGCGAAGGTTAGACCTTGCATAAGTGAGAAAACTAAGAAATTCTGGCCATCACTTAATTGGGTTTCAATAAAGCTACTTCCTGTAAAGAAGGCGACCACTAAGAATAAGATAACCATAGTTAAGGAAACAGCAACAGTGGTATCTCGTAAAAAGCCAAGTGATTTTGGTACTGTAATTTCTTCTGTAGATTTCTCTTTATTTCCAACCCATTTTCCAATAGTTGCAGAAGCATAGTACCCGAATGAACCAAAATGACCAACTGCAATGTCGTCAGATCCTGTGATTTCACGAGTAAACGGCTGAAGCATCGCTGGAAGTAAGACCATTAATGACCCTAGGATAATGGCCCCAAGTGCTACTAATGGAACGCCAGACATTCCAGCTGTTGTTAAAATAACCGCTATGAGGCACGCCATAAACATAATATGGTGCCCTGTTAAAAAGATATATTTAAATGGCGTAATACGAGCAAATAGAATGTTTGCCACCATCCCAAAAAGCATAATCATGGCTGTTTCGGTTCCAAACGCATCTTGGGCGATGGCAACAATGACTTCATTATTAGGAATGACACCGTTTACATTGAAAGCGTGGTTGAACATGGCGCTAAATTGGTCAAGTGATTGAGTAATGACCATAGCACCGGCTCCTAAAATAACAAAGCCGAGTACGGTTTTTAACGTCCCAGACACCACATCAGCCACTGCTTTGCGTTGGGCGAGCAAGCCGATGAGTGCAAAAAGACCAACCAGTAATTCTGGTGTACCTAAGAGATCGTTCATGATGAAATCAATCATTGTGATGGACCCCCTTTCTGTTATACGTGTTGGTCAAGAGCTGCACGCAATTCATTCTTGTCTAAAAGATTTTTCAGGCCTACTACATGACGAGACCCATCTTGTAAATTCGAAACAATGTCTTCAGATCCAATATACAAATCTGCTTGCTCAGTTTTCGCTGTCGTCAAATCTGTATGTGAAACATCAGCTTCCTTTTGCAAGTCTTTCAAGATTTGCTTGGCGTTCATCTCCACAATCATAGAACTTCCTAAACCATTTCCACATACTACTAATACTTTTTTCATTTTAATTTCCTCCTTCATTCTTCTGGTGAAGAACGATTTCAATGTCTTCGGCTGTTGAGCTTTCTAAAATACGGTTTACATTTTTTTTATCAGAGAGAAGCTCTGATAATTGCGATAGTGCTTTTAAATGAGTCTCATTATCGATCGCAGCTAATACGATAATTAATCGTGCGTCATGTTTGGCTTCATTTGAAAACGGGACCGCCTCATTGACCTTCAACATACTAATGCCTAACTTTTTCACGCCCTCTTCAGGCCTAGCGTGAGGCATGGCAATGAGTGGCGCAATGACAATGTATGGACCGTTTGTCATGACGTTTCTAATCATCGCATCGATATAAGAGTCATCGATGTGTTCTTTTTTCAAAAGCGGTTGAGCGGCTGCAGAAATAGCATCTTGCCAAGACGAAACCTTTTGCTGAACCGCAATCATACTTTTATCTAATAGTTCATGTAACAATGGTTTGTACACCTCAAATCTAATACTCGTTGGGCGAAAGTACGGTTCTAATTTACGAGTTAATTCTTCCTTTTGTTGAATGTCGGTATATTGTTCAATAATTTGCATGACACTCTCAAAATCAGAACGCTTCAACCGCGCCGGATCCATAAATTGTTGCAACTCTCGAAAGATGGTCGCCTTTTCTGATTCTCCTAAAATGGCTGGTACATAGATAACCGGAATAGTCGATTGACTGATGTAGGTCGTCGAAAAAGCAATATCTACGTTAGGTTCATACGATTTAAACGACCGCACCGGGATGTAATTCAAAAACTCAACTTCCGGCAATAACCCCTCGAGCTGTGAAAAAAGCATTGACGAAGCCGCAATCCCGTTCTCGCAAATGACGACCGCTTTATAGGCTTTGTGGCGCTTCTCTCTTTTCTTATTAATCCACCCACCAAAGTGCATGGCGATAAGAGCAATTTCTTCTCTTGGGATCTCGACGTTTACGTATTGTTGCAGTGGCTGTAACGCTTGTTCCGTTAATGTATACACTTCTTTTAACTGTTGTTCAATAAAGGGTAAATACCGGTTACTTAATGTTTGGTCATATTTTAATCGATAATAGGCTGGTTTAATGTGAGCAACTAAATTCTTGTATAAACGGTCTTTGTCTTGAAAATTCACGCCACTGTTGTACTCAAACTGGGCAATGATGTCTTTGGTGATTTGCGAAATGTCCGTTTGTTCAGTTTGATTAAGACGCGTGGATGCATCTGTTACACGAGAACTTAGTATGCGAATAACAAGCAAAAAGCACTCGGAATGTGATAACAACCGAAACCCTTTACGCTGTAGGCGAGCACTTAATTCTGTCACAGCTTTAAAAGCAGGGCTTTGAATCAAAACATCTTGTTCAGCTTGTTCAATCCATAGTTCATGTAGCGGACGTTGATAAATGAACAAGAGTGTAAGCCCCAAGGCGAGGCGTACTTGCTGGTTAAATGTAATCGCTAAAGCCATTTCAAGCTTTTTAATCTCCTTCTGTAAAACCACTTCTACATGCTCTGTGGTCGAATGGACTTGATGAAAGAGCATCTTTCTCACTTCATCAAAAGCATCATCTGTCACTGTTTGAAGGATTTGTTGAATCTTTTGCCACAGCGCATACTCACTACCAGTTAACTGATATCCTTTTTGTTTGTCGTACGTAAGCAAGATGCCATCCTTTTGGAGTTGCTCAGAAAGTGACGCAAGGTCTTTAAAAATTGTCCCTCGACTCACTTGAACGATGTCCATCAATTGTTTTGAAGAAACAAACGACTGTTGAAGGAACAAATGCGCTAAAAGAACATAATGTCGTTCTTCCTGACTCAAGCGATAGGCCCATTGGTCTTTTAACGAAATTAATGTGGATAATCGTTCTTTTGTTGCATGCTCTAAAAATAATCCTTCTCCATATTTCCGTTGAATGGCTGGAACGTGATTTTCAATGAGCCAATGGTCCACTTCATTTAAATCATGGTATAGCGTACGTTTTGACACACCGAGATTCTCCGCTAACTCGACCGGGTGAATCGGTGACGTTAATGAGTGAAGATAAGATAGAATGGCGATTCTTCTTTGATCTAAAACCACAAAGGTCGCTCCTTACAAAATTCAATTTTGCACATTATCTCAAAGCCATATCTGGAGTATATACGCAATTGTTAAAGGTGTTAATAGCTTTGATTATGCAATAAACGTACAATTCAATTTTGAAAAAGTATACGCTGATGAAGAAAAATTATGCAACAATCGAGAGTAGAATCATTGAAACTAAAAAAAGAATAACGTTAAAACGTTACTCTTTTCTGGGTTTTGATCGATATCGGGCTTACCCTCTTTTACGTTCAACACGTGCGCACCCGCTCTTACTATCTTACACACCTAATAAATTTGGTAATGTATTTGAAATCGCTGGAAAGTACATAACAAGAAGTAAGACAAGAATACTTGCAATCAAATAAGGTCCTATTCCTCGAACGATACTTTCTGACGAGACCCCTGAGATGCCACTAGCGACAAAGAGATTCAATCCGACCGGTGGAGTAAATAGACCGATGGCTAAACCAACTGTCATCATCACTCCAATGGTCGTGGGATCTACTCCTACCTCTAATAAAACTGGCATGAGTAAAGGAATAAAGATATAAAAAGCTGATATGGTGTCAATAAAAGCACCTACGATGAACAAGATAACGGCCACAAGTAGCAACAGAATGAGAGGGTTCGTAGTGAGCTGTAAGATCGTTGAAGTCAGGCTGGCTGCAATTTTTTGTGTTGTGATAATGTAAGAAAAGAGAGAGGCAACCCCAATAATGAGCATGATGACTGCTGACTGAACTGACGCATCTACCAATATCTTTGGAATATGCTGGAACTTTAATTCTCTATAGAAGAAAAAACCAACCACAAGGGAATAAAATACTGCTACAACAGCCGCTTCGGTGGGAGTGAAAATTCCTGAATAGATCCCTCCTAATATAATGACGGGAATCAATAGACCTAATGAAGCTTTAAGAAATGCTTTTAACACCTCGACACCGCGGGCTTTCTCAACGGTAATGGCAATTTCTTCATTTTCACGCTGTAATTGTTGGTTTTTTTTATTAACGATCATGCTTGCAATTAAAAGGCTTAGGGCAAGGAGAATCCCGGGAACAATCCCTGCAATAAACAAACGTCCAATTGATATACTGATAAAGTCACTGGCAATCACGCCAAATACAATAAAGGCAATACTTGGTGGTAAAATGATACCTAGGGAACCTGAACTTGCTACTAATGCAGAGGCAGAATGGGCTTTAAAACCATTCTTCACGAGGGCAGGAATTAAGATGGCACCCATAGCGGCGACTGTAGCCGGTCCTGATCCGGATATGGCAGAAAAGAAAAAGGCGGCAACGATTGTGACAATTACGATGCCATTTTTTCGGTGACCGAAAGCCAAATAAGCAAAATCAATGAGACGATTAGAAATTCCTGAATACCCCATTATGACCCCAGCTAAAACAAAGAAAGGAATGGCCAACAAAGTAAATGAGGAGATCGATGAATACATGATACTGGGAAGCAGTCCTAGCGAAGACCAGCCTGAATCTAGTAGCAGTACAATGATAGCTGCGATCCCCAATGAAAAGGCTACAGGCAGATTGATGAAAATCAAGAGGAAAAAGATCGCGAACATGATCGCCGTTAACATTTATACTTTCGCCTCCTTCGATTCATTATCCGAATTCGAATCAATACTGCGCGCACCTTTAGTGCGCCTTTTTAAACGATGAAGCATCATTTCGATGGTACGAATGATACAGAATAGCGACCCTATTGGAATGGCTAGCGTAAATAACCATTGAGGAATGGATAAAGCCGGTGTCACCCTTCCCCGTTCCCATTGACTAAGAGCAAGTTCTAAGCCAAAGACAAATGTTAAGCTCAAAAAAGTGAGCATTAAAAGGCTCGTCACCAGAATAAGACCCCGCTGGATTTCAGGCTTAAATTTATCGAAGAAATATTGAAACCCAAAATGTGCCTGGCGTTTAATGGCAATGGATGCACCGACAAAAGTACTTAACACGAACAGGTTAATCGTTATTTCTTCAGCGAATGCAAAGGATGTATCAAATAAATAACGAGAAAGCACGTTTGCAAATGTTATGAGGGCCATTCCAGCTAAAGAGAACATAACGATCGCATGCTCTAAATACGTTAAGATCCTCATTGTGCGTCCTCCTCGCTCCCATTGGCTTCTCGTAAAAACGTTTCTAAGTTTTTCGCACCCCATACGTCACGAAAATCGTCATATACTTGCTGGGAACTTGCTCGAAATTGTTCAATTTCGTCTTCAGTTGGATAATAAATGTTCATGCCCTTCTCTTCTAGTTCTGTCAATTGTGCTTGTTCTTTTTCTCTAGTACGGTTAATTTGATAGGCATTGGCATCGGCAGCGACTTTTTTTATGAGTGCTTGATCGTGAGGTGGTAGAGAATCAAATAGCTCTTTATTCATGCCGAACACGAGCGCATCATACACATAGTTCCACATCGTCATGTATTGTTGTACTTCTATTAAACCTGCCGAATAGGTAACATCCACGGGGTTCTCTTGACCGTCAATAGTTCCTTGTTGCAGTGCGGTATAGACTTCGGAAAAAGCCATTGTGATCGGATCCGCTTCTTGAGTACGATACAAGTTCGTGAAAACGCCCATACTAGGAACTCGAATTTTAAGATGATCCAGGTCCTCAGGAGTTGTGATCGCACGTGTATCATTGGTAATTTGACGAAAGCCACTTTCACCAAATCCAAGAGGTTCAACGCCCCTCTCTCGTAACATTTCATTAATAATCTCTCCGCTTTGTCCTTGTAACAAACGCTCTGCGTCATCAAAGTCATTAATTAAAAAAGGAGCACTTAAGACGCCGAATCGTGGATCAATTCCCGCATAAATAATGCTTGAGTTGTAGGAAAAATCTTTCAAGCCATCCATAAGTTGTTCAACGCCTGCCTCAGGATTCCCAGCAGACAGTTGTTCATTGGTATACACATCGACAAGGAAGCGACCGTTACTTTGTTCTTTCAAGTCTTCAGCAAACTTTATGGCCCCTTCATACCAGGTTGACCCTGGCCCTACGGTTACGCTCATCTTCCATTCATAAACCTCTTCTTGTGTTGTGGCATTACTGCTGCAGCCAGCCACTCCTATGATCGTAAGCATAAGCAGGCATAGTTGTACGTATGGTTTAGCCATGTCGCCCTCCTTTTAATTAAAGCGCTTACATTTTTTGGTTGGTTTCATGACGTCCTTCACAGACGTCATGATATAAAAATGTTTTTATTGGGGTTAAACAGATTCGTTGGGTCAAGTGCGCGCTTGATCGCTTTCATTACGTGAAGCGCATCGCCATGTTCTTTTTCTAAATACTTTACTTTGCCTATTCCGATGCCATGTTCGCCAGTACATGTGCCTCCTTTTGCTAGTGCAAAACGGACGATGGTTTCGTTGTAGGATGCTACGTTCTCAAGTTCTTCTTTATCTAGGGGGTCTACTAATAACAAGGCATGAAAATTTCCGTCTCCGACATGACCGACAATACCAGCCTCTATACGTTGTTCCAATGCCGTGTCTCGTGCATGGGAAACAGCTTCAGCGAGAGCAGAAATAGGGACGCATACATCGGTTACCATCAGTTTTTTCTTAGGTTCACTATGTGTAAAGGCATAGGCCAAATTATGGCGCGCATGCCAGAGTTCTTGGCGTTCTGCATTGCTTTGAGCTACGTGAAACTGACTCGCGTGATAATCTTGCATGATGCTCTCGCAAAAAGATAGATCATGATGAATGGAGGAAGCATTCCCATGAAATTCTAGAAACAATGTTGGTTTTAATGGGTATCCAGTGTCATTGTGCTGATTAATTTTTTCCATGGAGTACGCATCAATCAATTCAATACGAGCTATGGGAATCCCTGATTGTAAAACGGCTGAAACAGAAGATACCGCATCATGGATAGACGGAAATTGCACACGACCGGCTATTATTTTTTCAGGAATGCCATACACTTTAACCGTGATTTCGGTGTAACAGCCGAGTGTGCCCTCTGCTCCAACAAATAAGTTGTTTAAATCGTAGCCAGAAGAAGATTTGGCAGCGCGGTTTCCACTGTGAATGATTGTTCCGTTCGCCAGCACAATTTCCAAATCACGAACCTGGTCCCTCATCACTCCATACTTAACAGAGTTCGTCCCACTTGCATTGGTGGCCACCATACCGCCTATAGTGGCATTGGCTCCAGGATCTACGGAAAAGAAAAGGCCGTATTTTTTCAGCTCTTTATTTAGTTGATCTCGGGTGACACCTGGTTGTACAGTCACTAACAGATCCTTTTCATCAATTGCTAACACGCCATTCATGAGACTAAAATCAATAACAATGCCTTTTTCGTAAGGAATGACATGCCCTTCTAAACTTGTACCCAAGCCATAGGGATATATTTTTTCATTATAAGCTGCGGCAAGGTGAACGATGGTGGCGACGTCTTCTGTTGATGATGGATAGACGACGATATCTGGCATAGCTGATTGGTGATAAGATTCATCGCTACTATGGAGTGAGCGCTGTGACTCACTAACGTATACTTGATCGTGGTTTAGTTTCGACC includes:
- the pepF gene encoding oligoendopeptidase F, which encodes MELTKRQDIPTKETWNLRDLFSSTEEWDEARQEVEQAAAKLSLFTEKIGERAENLLHALEAREAVLEKLVPVMTYASLSLSSDGTDAIAQGNSSLAQGTQAIVQAEVAKVDAEILTLPPAIMEQFQTEKEELQSFRVYLDKLTDTRPYALSSETEEVLAALSPILTSPYSTYLTSKSADMAFPTFTGANGEEFPLSFARFEDQYELSPHTEERRNAFIAFDDTLKKYEHTYAKLYASEVTKQVTLARLRGYESAEQMLLHSQNVTQAMYHNQLDTIYQELAPHMQRYAKLKKDVLGLDTFGFSDLKAPLDPEFEPVTSYEEAYDTIIEALEPFGEEYGKMLKRAKEERWVDRADNVGKATGAFCASPYGSHPYILLTWKDTMRGAFILAHELGHAGHFYHANAAQPLHATRPSTYCIEAPSTMNELFLGNHLLTKTDDPRMKRWITLQFIGTYYHNFVTHLLEGEFQRRVYALAEKGIPLTAIKLRETKQAVLTGFWGDSVEINERAGRTWMRQPHYYMGLYPYTYSAGLTAATKAYTLYQEQGQPVIDKWLDMLQAGGTLAPLDLFKQSGVDMESKKTIQDAVAYVGTLINDLVNSYK
- a CDS encoding DEAD/DEAH box helicase, with amino-acid sequence MFKQTLQQKLLELKQDQNVTYWREIEPKEAKTASFPNWLDIRICHGLRKRGISELYTHQREALTYGHERKHFVTVTPTASGKSLCYHLPVLKTFIENPSSRTLYLFPTKALAQDQMAELNEMIADIGIDLKCHTYDGDTPPQIRTSVREAGNVVITNPDMLHSAILPHHTKWVAFFEQLDYIVIDELHTYRGVFGSHVANVVERLKRICAYYGSSPTFICTSATIANPKELAETLIREPFQVITESGAPSGKKHFIFYNPPIVNEPLQIRQSAMRSAQELAEGFLREGIQTILFARSRVRVEIMLNKLQQLIKHQFGKATIAGYRGGYLPNQRREIEKGLRSGEVIGVVSTNALELGVDIGQLEVCILTGYPGSIASAWQQAGRAGRRQNEAVVIMVAASTPIDQYIMNHPAYFFERSPETARVNPLNLIIYLDHLKCAAYELPFRSGETFVGEVVDEYLDYLTEKQVLLQKKDRWYWMTDAFPAHGISLRSASQENVVIIDQSDVTAHKVIGEMDRFSAMTLLHDEAIYLHQGIQFQVEYLDWDEKKAFVREVKVDYFTDANLAVSLTILEEDNKKTLELATLSYGDVMVTGKVTIFKKIRLATMENIGSGPVHLPEEEMHTNSMWLTFHSLNKDINL
- a CDS encoding aspartate phosphatase, translated to MCTKKIPSAKVGAKIVEWYSCILSSSYEEAILLKDEAKQMLKSMEEDDKILAYYSLVEYRHDNILDKSSKNEPLEDKFKFVESEMDRYLKYLYYFISGQDEFNNQRYRTAIKMFRKAERLLEHVKDDMEEADFLGYMGYAYYRIDQHLLSLSYLEQAETAFRRLGLVYNAVNNKQVIGAIYVELKQYKKGEQILKECLEESTSPTTTGIILKAIGLSKFSQSEYKAAEHYFEKTLEIEEIRNSYYGMKALTELSHARFKLGKIEEAIESFRKAKASVQYYKNFEFQTRCKFLEGLYITNDDNMVDESINELNESGFFFEVCELAEELIEIFEKKGDNENVIKYFKIAYNAKLKPEMIGDGQE
- a CDS encoding PTS ascorbate transporter subunit IIC; translated protein: MIDFIMNDLLGTPELLVGLFALIGLLAQRKAVADVVSGTLKTVLGFVILGAGAMVITQSLDQFSAMFNHAFNVNGVIPNNEVIVAIAQDAFGTETAMIMLFGMVANILFARITPFKYIFLTGHHIMFMACLIAVILTTAGMSGVPLVALGAIILGSLMVLLPAMLQPFTREITGSDDIAVGHFGSFGYYASATIGKWVGNKEKSTEEITVPKSLGFLRDTTVAVSLTMVILFLVVAFFTGSSFIETQLSDGQNFLVFSLMQGLTFAAGVYIILTGVRMLLGEIVPAFKGIADRIVPNAKPALDAPAVFPFANNAVIIGFLFSFAAGLISMMFLPLFGLAVIVPGLVPHFFTGAAAGVFGNATGGRRGAIIGAMVNGVFISFLPALLLPVLGDLGFQSTTFGDSDFGVIGIALGLLSQQINSTIIFALIILALLALFFFIGIKTRKEPADSNHS